A genome region from Anopheles stephensi strain Indian chromosome 2, UCI_ANSTEP_V1.0, whole genome shotgun sequence includes the following:
- the LOC118503912 gene encoding uncharacterized protein LOC118503912 isoform X1 gives MIVSEMLPELLFSVGGGMQDFAKDDLGLLGSSGVSHEKDPLVHTHPQHDHHTVHQSHLSSAGSGHSVVGLVVDEIKLTHIPDLLEPGDGGKLEESERDLYPWHTGANISSRFLRSSDDPLISGGTNDNPHDNELSVPTVSQSMCPSPTTPPTPPPPKHRHPSVILSPDLPDATLSPLPTPPKSAGPREQPAKRTNSAPRARRKGPLKLRFHHQALPQEYLDHYEATQNSLQAKKDNPVASNQSKQSQRQQPAKANTTTRKGMMERQAALEREERTNESVRSWLQKILELQKEGVSMAPLKDEIPPAQTSPGSVVSEGATGNQNGVQQKRIVSYTDLPYMGEITLENSKPRRGRKPKKADICHLIYKNYGTILPGTPSRELGLEKGMLPKGCSKSVASLLERRLASSDERKHLCGGDSKPLEASQEQSVSRGRRKEEPLNLCVREAGTNVVPTAGGETFSVSSSEEDPDEVFASSCPTPIITPSDICTDQALAANMKLSLPTLQSSSGSTTETPSTAETPPGYMYWSSGTNGLFAHPMPMYNSAASREAHSKLLEDHTRPVAPSSNASSPPISPDAAKGSQQQHPLLVPKHISQLIKHDKQSSPSSATSPAGQRSPPAQKRKRSAIFIPPVPAENSPNPATEVSICKFKFTGGAKPCLQEKKILSVDSGGNFRYYSGTGDKSMRGYEFFPRESLQQSSINATSTTGAFLNASGERIACDLPPPSLGLSNDLLQIPEFPTSPQPCASLPGDPSSPVPCNGNQQQYRMNATNSASERRRRKTRRATQRESLEKTFKEKGFLIQTQQLQSAEGATYCKFRQLRKFTRYLFRSWKDYLPGELQQQQEPHSHALPDGELTSITLPTVVTSTRDVPHDDHTIDEESLLTSSTSSVRMETVEVCEHGNSPDRVIPSNHRLPGRNQSSTSVTSQHVHSETLVVESSYHRHGTPSPVVNYHRQADEVRSVLP, from the exons ATGATCGTATCGGAAATGCTACCAGAACTGCTGTTTTCGG TTGGAGGTGGCATGCAAGACTTCGCGAAGGATGATCTAGGATTGCTGGGATCGAGCGGCGTCAGTCACGAGAAGGACCCTCTCGTACATACGCACCCACAGCACGATCATCACACCGTGCACCAGAGTCATCTAAGCTCGGCCGGAAGCGGACACTCGGTAGTTGGGCTTGTAGTGGACGAGATTAAGCTAACGCACATACCGGATCTGCTGGAACCGGGCGATGGTGGCAAGTTGGAAGAGTCGGAACGCGATCTATATCCCTGGCATACTGGAGCTAACATTTCGAGTAGATTTCT GCGCAGTTCAGATGATCCGTTGATCTCCGGTGGCACCAACGACAATCCGCACGATAATGAGCTTAGTGTGCCCACGGTCAGCCAGTCTATGTGTCCGTCGCcaaccacaccaccaacaccgccaCCACCCAAGCATCGCCACCCGAGCGTCATCCTATCGCCGGACCTGCCGGACGCGACACTCTCGCCCCTACCAACCCCACCGAAGTCGGCCGGCCCAAGGGAGCAACCGGCCAAGCGCACCAACAGTGCTCCTAGGGCGCGCCGAAAGGGACCGCTCAAGCTGCGGTTCCACCACCAGGCACTGCCCCAGGAATATCTGGACCACTATGAGGCAACGCAAAACAGTCTGCAAGCAAAGAAGGACAACCCCGTTGCGTCGAATCAATCGAAACAGTCCCAGCGCCAGCAGCCGGCAAAAGCCAACACCACTACACGGAAGGGTATGATGGAGCGGCAGGCGGCACTGGAGCGTGAGGAGCGCACGAACGAATCGGTTCGCAGCTGGCTGCAGAAGATACTGGAGCTGCAGAAGGAGGGCGTGTCGATGGCACCGCTCAAGGATGAGATCCCACCGGCCCAGACATCTCCGGGCAGTGTGGTGAGCGAAGGTGCCACCGGCAATCAGAACGGTGTTCAGCAGAAAAGGATCGTAAGCTACACGGATCTACCGTACATGGGTGAGATAACGCTCGAGAACTCGAAACCGAGACGTGGACGAAAGCCAAAAAAGGCGGACATTTGCCATTTGATCTACAAGAACTATGGCACCATTCTCCCGGGCACTCCTAGCCGAGAGCTTGGACTGGAGAAAGGGATGCTGCCGAAAGGATGCTCAAAGTCGGTTGCCAGCCTCCTCGAGCGACGTCTCGCGTCGTCCGACGAGAGGAAGCATCTGTGTGGTGGGGACAGTAAACCGTTGGAAGCATCTCAGGAACAGTCTGTCAGTAGGGGACGACGGAAAGAGGAGCCATTGAACTTGTGCGTGCGTGAAGCGGGAACGAATGTTGTGCCGACGGCCGGTGGGGAAACGTTTAGTGTGTCCAGCTCTGAAGAGGATCCGGATGAGGTGTTTGCGTCTTCCTGTCCGACGCCCATTATCACTCCGTCGGACATTTGCACTGATCAAGCGCTGGCTGCCAATATGAAGCTCTCGCTGCCAACGCTGCAGTCCTCGTCGGGGAGCACCACGGAGACTCCGTCGACTGCGGAAACTCCACCCGGCTATATGTATTGGTCGTCCGGGACGAACGGTCTCTTTGCACATCCCATGCCGATGTACAACTCAGCAGCTTCTAGAGAAGCTCACAGCAAGCTGCTGGAAGACCACACCCGCCCAGTAGCTCCTTCTTCCAACGCATCATCACCTCCGATCTCTCCGGATGCTGCGAAAGgcagtcagcagcagcatcctctGCTTGTTCCGAAGCACATATCGCAGCTGATCAAGCACGATAAGCAATCGTCGCCGAGCAGTGCCACCTCACCAGCTGGTCAGCGATCACCCCCGGCCCAGAAACGTAAACGATCGGCCATCTTTATCCCACCGGTGCCGGCGGAGAACAGTCCCAATCCGGCGACGGAGGTGAGCATCTGCAAGTTCAAGTTCACCGGTGGAGCCAAACCGTGTCTGCAGGAGAAGAAGATACTGAGCGTTGACTCGGGCGGTAACTTCCGGTACTATTCCGGCACGGGTGATAAATCGATGCGTGGCTATGAGTTCTTCCCGCGGGAGAGTCTCCAGCAGAGCAGCATCAACGCCACCAGCACGACTGGTGCTTTTCTGAACGCATCCGGTGAACGAATTGCCTGTGACCTACCGCCTCCTTCGTTGGGGTTAAGTAACGATCTGCTTCAAATACCGGAGTTCCCTACATCACCGCAACCGTGCGCATCACTGCCAGGCGATCCATCATCGCCCGTCCCCTGCAACGGTAATCAGCAGCAGTACAGGATGAACGCGACCAACAGTGCGTCGGAGCGAAGGCGCCGGAAAACTCGCCGGGCTACGCAGCGAGAGTCGCTGGAGAAAACGTTCAAGGAGAAAGGTTTTCTGATTCAAACGCAGCAGCTTCAATCGGCCGAAGGTGCGACCTATTGTAAATTCAGACAATTACGCAAATTTACCCGCTATCTCTTCCGAAGCTGGAAAGACTATCTGCCCGGAgagctgcagcaacagcaggagCCGCATTCACACGCACTACCGGATGGAGAACTTACTAGCATTACACTGCCAACGGTCGTCACTTCAACGCGAGATGTACCGCACGACGATCACACCATCGACGAGGAATCGTTGCTGACTTCTTCGACCAGCAGCGTACGAATGGAAACGGTCGAGGTTTGTGAGCATGGGAACTCACCGGATAGGGTAATTCCGTCGAACCATCGCTTGCCAGGACGAAATCAGTCTTCCACGAGTGTTACATCGCAGCACGTCCATTCCGAAACGCTGGTGGTTGAGTCCAGCTACCATCGACACGGAACTCCCTCACCCGTGGTCAACTACCACCGACAAGCGGACGAAGTGAGAAGCGTTCTGCCATAG
- the LOC118503912 gene encoding uncharacterized protein LOC118503912 isoform X2, translated as MQDFAKDDLGLLGSSGVSHEKDPLVHTHPQHDHHTVHQSHLSSAGSGHSVVGLVVDEIKLTHIPDLLEPGDGGKLEESERDLYPWHTGANISSRFLRSSDDPLISGGTNDNPHDNELSVPTVSQSMCPSPTTPPTPPPPKHRHPSVILSPDLPDATLSPLPTPPKSAGPREQPAKRTNSAPRARRKGPLKLRFHHQALPQEYLDHYEATQNSLQAKKDNPVASNQSKQSQRQQPAKANTTTRKGMMERQAALEREERTNESVRSWLQKILELQKEGVSMAPLKDEIPPAQTSPGSVVSEGATGNQNGVQQKRIVSYTDLPYMGEITLENSKPRRGRKPKKADICHLIYKNYGTILPGTPSRELGLEKGMLPKGCSKSVASLLERRLASSDERKHLCGGDSKPLEASQEQSVSRGRRKEEPLNLCVREAGTNVVPTAGGETFSVSSSEEDPDEVFASSCPTPIITPSDICTDQALAANMKLSLPTLQSSSGSTTETPSTAETPPGYMYWSSGTNGLFAHPMPMYNSAASREAHSKLLEDHTRPVAPSSNASSPPISPDAAKGSQQQHPLLVPKHISQLIKHDKQSSPSSATSPAGQRSPPAQKRKRSAIFIPPVPAENSPNPATEVSICKFKFTGGAKPCLQEKKILSVDSGGNFRYYSGTGDKSMRGYEFFPRESLQQSSINATSTTGAFLNASGERIACDLPPPSLGLSNDLLQIPEFPTSPQPCASLPGDPSSPVPCNGNQQQYRMNATNSASERRRRKTRRATQRESLEKTFKEKGFLIQTQQLQSAEGATYCKFRQLRKFTRYLFRSWKDYLPGELQQQQEPHSHALPDGELTSITLPTVVTSTRDVPHDDHTIDEESLLTSSTSSVRMETVEVCEHGNSPDRVIPSNHRLPGRNQSSTSVTSQHVHSETLVVESSYHRHGTPSPVVNYHRQADEVRSVLP; from the exons ATGCAAGACTTCGCGAAGGATGATCTAGGATTGCTGGGATCGAGCGGCGTCAGTCACGAGAAGGACCCTCTCGTACATACGCACCCACAGCACGATCATCACACCGTGCACCAGAGTCATCTAAGCTCGGCCGGAAGCGGACACTCGGTAGTTGGGCTTGTAGTGGACGAGATTAAGCTAACGCACATACCGGATCTGCTGGAACCGGGCGATGGTGGCAAGTTGGAAGAGTCGGAACGCGATCTATATCCCTGGCATACTGGAGCTAACATTTCGAGTAGATTTCT GCGCAGTTCAGATGATCCGTTGATCTCCGGTGGCACCAACGACAATCCGCACGATAATGAGCTTAGTGTGCCCACGGTCAGCCAGTCTATGTGTCCGTCGCcaaccacaccaccaacaccgccaCCACCCAAGCATCGCCACCCGAGCGTCATCCTATCGCCGGACCTGCCGGACGCGACACTCTCGCCCCTACCAACCCCACCGAAGTCGGCCGGCCCAAGGGAGCAACCGGCCAAGCGCACCAACAGTGCTCCTAGGGCGCGCCGAAAGGGACCGCTCAAGCTGCGGTTCCACCACCAGGCACTGCCCCAGGAATATCTGGACCACTATGAGGCAACGCAAAACAGTCTGCAAGCAAAGAAGGACAACCCCGTTGCGTCGAATCAATCGAAACAGTCCCAGCGCCAGCAGCCGGCAAAAGCCAACACCACTACACGGAAGGGTATGATGGAGCGGCAGGCGGCACTGGAGCGTGAGGAGCGCACGAACGAATCGGTTCGCAGCTGGCTGCAGAAGATACTGGAGCTGCAGAAGGAGGGCGTGTCGATGGCACCGCTCAAGGATGAGATCCCACCGGCCCAGACATCTCCGGGCAGTGTGGTGAGCGAAGGTGCCACCGGCAATCAGAACGGTGTTCAGCAGAAAAGGATCGTAAGCTACACGGATCTACCGTACATGGGTGAGATAACGCTCGAGAACTCGAAACCGAGACGTGGACGAAAGCCAAAAAAGGCGGACATTTGCCATTTGATCTACAAGAACTATGGCACCATTCTCCCGGGCACTCCTAGCCGAGAGCTTGGACTGGAGAAAGGGATGCTGCCGAAAGGATGCTCAAAGTCGGTTGCCAGCCTCCTCGAGCGACGTCTCGCGTCGTCCGACGAGAGGAAGCATCTGTGTGGTGGGGACAGTAAACCGTTGGAAGCATCTCAGGAACAGTCTGTCAGTAGGGGACGACGGAAAGAGGAGCCATTGAACTTGTGCGTGCGTGAAGCGGGAACGAATGTTGTGCCGACGGCCGGTGGGGAAACGTTTAGTGTGTCCAGCTCTGAAGAGGATCCGGATGAGGTGTTTGCGTCTTCCTGTCCGACGCCCATTATCACTCCGTCGGACATTTGCACTGATCAAGCGCTGGCTGCCAATATGAAGCTCTCGCTGCCAACGCTGCAGTCCTCGTCGGGGAGCACCACGGAGACTCCGTCGACTGCGGAAACTCCACCCGGCTATATGTATTGGTCGTCCGGGACGAACGGTCTCTTTGCACATCCCATGCCGATGTACAACTCAGCAGCTTCTAGAGAAGCTCACAGCAAGCTGCTGGAAGACCACACCCGCCCAGTAGCTCCTTCTTCCAACGCATCATCACCTCCGATCTCTCCGGATGCTGCGAAAGgcagtcagcagcagcatcctctGCTTGTTCCGAAGCACATATCGCAGCTGATCAAGCACGATAAGCAATCGTCGCCGAGCAGTGCCACCTCACCAGCTGGTCAGCGATCACCCCCGGCCCAGAAACGTAAACGATCGGCCATCTTTATCCCACCGGTGCCGGCGGAGAACAGTCCCAATCCGGCGACGGAGGTGAGCATCTGCAAGTTCAAGTTCACCGGTGGAGCCAAACCGTGTCTGCAGGAGAAGAAGATACTGAGCGTTGACTCGGGCGGTAACTTCCGGTACTATTCCGGCACGGGTGATAAATCGATGCGTGGCTATGAGTTCTTCCCGCGGGAGAGTCTCCAGCAGAGCAGCATCAACGCCACCAGCACGACTGGTGCTTTTCTGAACGCATCCGGTGAACGAATTGCCTGTGACCTACCGCCTCCTTCGTTGGGGTTAAGTAACGATCTGCTTCAAATACCGGAGTTCCCTACATCACCGCAACCGTGCGCATCACTGCCAGGCGATCCATCATCGCCCGTCCCCTGCAACGGTAATCAGCAGCAGTACAGGATGAACGCGACCAACAGTGCGTCGGAGCGAAGGCGCCGGAAAACTCGCCGGGCTACGCAGCGAGAGTCGCTGGAGAAAACGTTCAAGGAGAAAGGTTTTCTGATTCAAACGCAGCAGCTTCAATCGGCCGAAGGTGCGACCTATTGTAAATTCAGACAATTACGCAAATTTACCCGCTATCTCTTCCGAAGCTGGAAAGACTATCTGCCCGGAgagctgcagcaacagcaggagCCGCATTCACACGCACTACCGGATGGAGAACTTACTAGCATTACACTGCCAACGGTCGTCACTTCAACGCGAGATGTACCGCACGACGATCACACCATCGACGAGGAATCGTTGCTGACTTCTTCGACCAGCAGCGTACGAATGGAAACGGTCGAGGTTTGTGAGCATGGGAACTCACCGGATAGGGTAATTCCGTCGAACCATCGCTTGCCAGGACGAAATCAGTCTTCCACGAGTGTTACATCGCAGCACGTCCATTCCGAAACGCTGGTGGTTGAGTCCAGCTACCATCGACACGGAACTCCCTCACCCGTGGTCAACTACCACCGACAAGCGGACGAAGTGAGAAGCGTTCTGCCATAG
- the LOC118503912 gene encoding uncharacterized protein LOC118503912 isoform X3: MIVSEMLPELLFSVGGGMQDFAKDDLGLLGSSGVSHEKDPLVHTHPQHDHHTVHQSHLSSAGSGHSVVGLVVDEIKLTHIPDLLEPGDGGKLEESERDLYPWHTGANISSRFLRSSDDPLISGGTNDNPHDNELSVPTVSQSMCPSPTTPPTPPPPKHRHPSVILSPDLPDATLSPLPTPPKSAGPREQPAKRTNSAPRARRKGPLKLRFHHQALPQEYLDHYEATQNSLQAKKDNPVASNQSKQSQRQQPAKANTTTRKGMMERQAALEREERTNESVRSWLQKILELQKEGVSMAPLKDEIPPAQTSPGSVVSEGATGNQNGVQQKRIVSYTDLPYMGEITLENSKPRRGRKPKKADICHLIYKNYGTILPGTPSRELGLEKGMLPKGCSKSVASLLERRLASSDERKHLCGGDSKPLEASQEQSVSRGRRKEEPLNLCVREAGTNVVPTAGGETFSVSSSEEDPDEVFASSCPTPIITPSDICTDQALAANMKLSLPTLQSSSGSTTETPSTAETPPGYMYWSSGTNGLFAHPMPMYNSAASREAHSKLLEDHTRPVAPSSNASSPPISPDAAKGSQQQHPLLVPKHISQLIKHDKQSSPSSATSPAGQRSPPAQKRKRSAIFIPPVPAENSPNPATEVSICKFKFTGGAKPCLQEKKILSVDSGGNFRYYSGTGDKSMRGYEFFPRESLQQSSINATSTTGAFLNASGERIACDLPPPSLGLSNDLLQIPEFPTSPQPCASLPGDPSSPVPCNGNQQQYRMNATNSASERRRRKTRRATQRESLEKTFKEKGFLIQTQQLQSAEAGKTICPESCSNSRSRIHTHYRMENLLALHCQRSSLQREMYRTTITPSTRNRC, translated from the exons ATGATCGTATCGGAAATGCTACCAGAACTGCTGTTTTCGG TTGGAGGTGGCATGCAAGACTTCGCGAAGGATGATCTAGGATTGCTGGGATCGAGCGGCGTCAGTCACGAGAAGGACCCTCTCGTACATACGCACCCACAGCACGATCATCACACCGTGCACCAGAGTCATCTAAGCTCGGCCGGAAGCGGACACTCGGTAGTTGGGCTTGTAGTGGACGAGATTAAGCTAACGCACATACCGGATCTGCTGGAACCGGGCGATGGTGGCAAGTTGGAAGAGTCGGAACGCGATCTATATCCCTGGCATACTGGAGCTAACATTTCGAGTAGATTTCT GCGCAGTTCAGATGATCCGTTGATCTCCGGTGGCACCAACGACAATCCGCACGATAATGAGCTTAGTGTGCCCACGGTCAGCCAGTCTATGTGTCCGTCGCcaaccacaccaccaacaccgccaCCACCCAAGCATCGCCACCCGAGCGTCATCCTATCGCCGGACCTGCCGGACGCGACACTCTCGCCCCTACCAACCCCACCGAAGTCGGCCGGCCCAAGGGAGCAACCGGCCAAGCGCACCAACAGTGCTCCTAGGGCGCGCCGAAAGGGACCGCTCAAGCTGCGGTTCCACCACCAGGCACTGCCCCAGGAATATCTGGACCACTATGAGGCAACGCAAAACAGTCTGCAAGCAAAGAAGGACAACCCCGTTGCGTCGAATCAATCGAAACAGTCCCAGCGCCAGCAGCCGGCAAAAGCCAACACCACTACACGGAAGGGTATGATGGAGCGGCAGGCGGCACTGGAGCGTGAGGAGCGCACGAACGAATCGGTTCGCAGCTGGCTGCAGAAGATACTGGAGCTGCAGAAGGAGGGCGTGTCGATGGCACCGCTCAAGGATGAGATCCCACCGGCCCAGACATCTCCGGGCAGTGTGGTGAGCGAAGGTGCCACCGGCAATCAGAACGGTGTTCAGCAGAAAAGGATCGTAAGCTACACGGATCTACCGTACATGGGTGAGATAACGCTCGAGAACTCGAAACCGAGACGTGGACGAAAGCCAAAAAAGGCGGACATTTGCCATTTGATCTACAAGAACTATGGCACCATTCTCCCGGGCACTCCTAGCCGAGAGCTTGGACTGGAGAAAGGGATGCTGCCGAAAGGATGCTCAAAGTCGGTTGCCAGCCTCCTCGAGCGACGTCTCGCGTCGTCCGACGAGAGGAAGCATCTGTGTGGTGGGGACAGTAAACCGTTGGAAGCATCTCAGGAACAGTCTGTCAGTAGGGGACGACGGAAAGAGGAGCCATTGAACTTGTGCGTGCGTGAAGCGGGAACGAATGTTGTGCCGACGGCCGGTGGGGAAACGTTTAGTGTGTCCAGCTCTGAAGAGGATCCGGATGAGGTGTTTGCGTCTTCCTGTCCGACGCCCATTATCACTCCGTCGGACATTTGCACTGATCAAGCGCTGGCTGCCAATATGAAGCTCTCGCTGCCAACGCTGCAGTCCTCGTCGGGGAGCACCACGGAGACTCCGTCGACTGCGGAAACTCCACCCGGCTATATGTATTGGTCGTCCGGGACGAACGGTCTCTTTGCACATCCCATGCCGATGTACAACTCAGCAGCTTCTAGAGAAGCTCACAGCAAGCTGCTGGAAGACCACACCCGCCCAGTAGCTCCTTCTTCCAACGCATCATCACCTCCGATCTCTCCGGATGCTGCGAAAGgcagtcagcagcagcatcctctGCTTGTTCCGAAGCACATATCGCAGCTGATCAAGCACGATAAGCAATCGTCGCCGAGCAGTGCCACCTCACCAGCTGGTCAGCGATCACCCCCGGCCCAGAAACGTAAACGATCGGCCATCTTTATCCCACCGGTGCCGGCGGAGAACAGTCCCAATCCGGCGACGGAGGTGAGCATCTGCAAGTTCAAGTTCACCGGTGGAGCCAAACCGTGTCTGCAGGAGAAGAAGATACTGAGCGTTGACTCGGGCGGTAACTTCCGGTACTATTCCGGCACGGGTGATAAATCGATGCGTGGCTATGAGTTCTTCCCGCGGGAGAGTCTCCAGCAGAGCAGCATCAACGCCACCAGCACGACTGGTGCTTTTCTGAACGCATCCGGTGAACGAATTGCCTGTGACCTACCGCCTCCTTCGTTGGGGTTAAGTAACGATCTGCTTCAAATACCGGAGTTCCCTACATCACCGCAACCGTGCGCATCACTGCCAGGCGATCCATCATCGCCCGTCCCCTGCAACGGTAATCAGCAGCAGTACAGGATGAACGCGACCAACAGTGCGTCGGAGCGAAGGCGCCGGAAAACTCGCCGGGCTACGCAGCGAGAGTCGCTGGAGAAAACGTTCAAGGAGAAAGGTTTTCTGATTCAAACGCAGCAGCTTCAATCGGCCGAAG CTGGAAAGACTATCTGCCCGGAgagctgcagcaacagcaggagCCGCATTCACACGCACTACCGGATGGAGAACTTACTAGCATTACACTGCCAACGGTCGTCACTTCAACGCGAGATGTACCGCACGACGATCACACCATCGACGAGGAATCGTTGCTGA